Proteins encoded in a region of the Dreissena polymorpha isolate Duluth1 chromosome 6, UMN_Dpol_1.0, whole genome shotgun sequence genome:
- the LOC127834896 gene encoding uncharacterized protein LOC127834896, translating into MTVAGSARPYPGYKPPTASPSPRPIARVKPEAAENAFQARGSLELTYGISGNRTPKPEPKCQGASARRNYVAGQGSVGKLMGGRPTPRLNLAPTAVPRVKPEAAATAELHAGGRTRELFLMQGQLPLSPPPAPRVKPEAEPIAEEHKGGRMEKLIHDPEKLPETPREPPRVKPEAAKTAELGAGPRMNKYIHKYATPLSSRAVPRVKPEAEEIAQSQAGKPMAKLINSYGNNSPSARPMPRIKPEAEAIAEPHKGDRMRCIVHSPKRLPSTARPAPRVTEEGITNADLNSGKQIRRLLHESESPGTPRPASRVTADGEENYQKAQGSLGVLFARYGTLPLSARGPPRVTSAGSDIARKSMGGRMSWLLHGGNRG; encoded by the coding sequence ATGACTGTCGCTGGGTCCGCCCGTCCCTACCCGGGCTACAAACCACCCACAGCGTCACCGTCTCCGCGACCTATCGCCCGTGTAAAACCCGAGGCAGCCGAAAACGCCTTTCAAGCGCGCGGCTCATTAGAGCTGACATACGGAATTTCCGGCAATAGAACCCCAAAGCCGGAACCTAAGTGCCAAGGTGCGAGCGCTAGAAGGAACTATGTCGCTGGCCAAGGTTCCGTTGGGAAGCTCATGGGCGGGAGGCCAACGCCGAGGCTGAATCTTGCGCCAACCGCCGTCCCGCGCGTGAAGCCGGAAGCCGCCGCTACCGCCGAGTTACACGCTGGCGGAAGGACCAGAGAGTTATTCCTGATGCAAGGTCAGTTGCCTCTGTCCCCACCGCCCGCACCGAGGGTTAAACCGGAAGCAGAACCTATTGCAGAGGAGCACAAGGGTGGCCGCATGGAAAAGCTTATTCACGATCCAGAGAAACTTCCGGAAACGCCCCGTGAACCGCCGAGAGTAAAACCGGAAGCTGCAAAGACTGCAGAACTGGGAGCTGGGCCTCGCATGaataaatacattcataaataCGCTACGCCGCTTTCATCACGTGCTGTTCCGAGAGTAAAGCCGGAGGCGGAGGAAATCGCGCAAAGCCAAGCAGGGAAACCTATGGCAAAGCTAATAAATTCATACGGAAACAACAGTCCTTCGGCGCGTCCAATGCCGAGAATAAAACCGGAAGCAGAAGCCATTGCAGAGCCTCACAAAGGCGATCGTATGAGGTGCATAGTTCACAGCCCCAAGCGTCTTCCCAGCACTGCACGCCCGGCGCCGCGCGTTACTGAGGAGGGTATAACAAATGCAGACCTTAATTCAGGAAAACAAATCCGACGTCTGTTGCACGAAAGTGAATCTCCGGGAACGCCAAGACCCGCATCACGAGTGACGGCAGATGGGGAGGAGAATTACCAGAAAGCCCAAGGTAGCCTCGGAGTTTTGTTCGCCAGGTACGGCACACTTCCGCTCTCAGCCAGAGGGCCACCACGTGTGACTTCCGCTGGTTCGGACATTGCAAGAAAAAGCATGGGTGGACGTATGTCATGGTTACTGCATGGGGGTAATCGAGGTTAA
- the LOC127834881 gene encoding PR domain zinc finger protein 5-like, whose translation MESGLLDFNDLMDTGDDYPGFSIAKFTPANGNGNDEDGVLRTPEHEQTDDFELTPSHKSIGDEDNSSAVSEKSKLVNGGENQTKTENHTTYTDERLNEADKKSMGENFEDSNSRVDDFDRTDSKIESGYDYCNSKTRQSEDDSYSKTGYDEGNNSEAEYTVTEDVKAVELKMECADDAVESSADAAGEESSEMAMTEKTGPPKSSETKNKYKSLPRPKMRMWSGKSNSNEDSKDSPTQGDEDNSPMLENGEDCSEGDGHSRSSMKGSEERGPQEEEEEEDPHQQSFLSFLNLKPGMSKPLESTEKVVEAKLEEEFYSRKRLRTRKKVSYVEEVEDTEDEDYDAENSSEEAEDHMIDLDSPKRKRSRTNSRSPGQAGGVTPAQMPLTYAMALQKLLPGMNLQYLNNKPIAQAQPKQGLKQVSPVAPRLPSPARGSVYQAIKGLFECGVCGLFFSTATQFLQHQESKHSADRKTGLSPMETFRCEICGFVLTNRFAYLEHKKMKHNKGVLFNCNTCKSSFQTQAEFQVHQLTCVFTCKTCKSSFKTQAELKVHLLSCVFNCKTCRSSFQTEAELKVHLLSCTAPSCTLCGANFNSWVELGEHRIKVHNADQSATKQSANCVYKGCSFKAPTRQQLDVHVQSQHMNAELFACNVPKCSRVFSSRISLNQHKKEAHASEFIVQYQCVECKTCFSSKTLLAEHQYLHMMEKLRKCDLCSRSFSSFSDLRRHREVHIIKTSLKCQFCTRYVADPVELKSHICSTLLSKNTNLRMYFCDVCRRDFRSDEKMFLHRREHQNFYQCGVCFQDFSNETEYFKHRETHGNYTCMECCEEMDQESLNAHLKAHKYYVKLEDLICDGGTNERVMFLYPNLLSVAK comes from the exons ATGGAGAGTGGCTTACTAGACTTCAATGATTTGATGGACACGGGAGATGACTACCCAGGGTTCAGTATTGCCAAGTTCACTCCAGCCAATGGGAACG GTAATGATGAGGATGGTGTGCTGCGCACCCCAGAGCATGAACAGACCGATGACTTTGAACTCACACCTAGTCACAAGTCTATTGGAGATGAGGACAACAGTTCTGCCGTCTCT GAGAAGAGCAAATTGGTAAATGGAGGTGAAAACCAAACCAAAACTGAAAACCATACAACTTACACTGATGAAAGACTTAATGAAGCTGACAAGAAAAGCATGGGAGAAAATTTTGAAGACAGTAACAGCAGGGTAGATGATTTTGATAGAACAGATAGTAAAATTGAAAGTGGATATGATTACTGTAATAGTAAAACCAGGCAAAGTGAAGATGATAGTTACAGTAAGACAGGATATGATGAAGGGAACAATAGTGAAGCTGAATACACTGTTACGGAGGATGTGAAAGCAGTGGAGTTGAAGATGGAATGCGCTGATGATGCAGTTGAAAGTTCTGCTGATGCAGCCGGAGAAGAGAGTAGTGAGATGGCAATGACAGAG aaaacggGACCACCAAAATCTTCAGAAACCAAAAACAAGTATAAAAGTTTACCAAGACCTAAGATGAGGATGTGGTCAGGCAAGTCTAACAGCAATGAAGACAGTAAAGATAG CCCAACTCAAGGTGACGAAGACAACAGTCCAATGTTGGAGAATGGCGAGGATTGCAGTGAGGGTGACGGTCACTCAAGGTCATCCATGAAGGGCAGTGAGGAGCGAGGGCcccaggaggaggaggaggaggaggatccTCATCAGCAGTCCTTCCTTTCCTTCCTCAACCTCAAACCTG GAATGTCTAAACCGTTGGAAAGCACTGAGAAAGTGGTGGAAGCCAAATTAGAGGAAGAGTTCTACTCCAGGAAACGTCTTCGCACAAGAAAAAAG GTGAGTTACGTTGAAGAGGTGGAGGATACTGAGGATGAGGACTACGATGCTGAAAACAGCTCAGAAGAGGCTGAAGACCACATGATAGACCTGGACTCCCCAAAACGCAAACGTTCCCGGACAAACAGTCGGTCGCCAGGCCAAGCAGGCGGGGTTACGCCCGCCCAGATGCCACTGACCTACGCCATGGCGCTGCAGAAGCTGTTGCCGGGGATGAACCTTCAGTATCTGAATAACAAGCCCATTGCTCAGGCTCAGCCAAAACAGGGCCTTAAGCAAGTGTCCCCAGTAGCCCCCAGGCTTCCTTCTCCTGCCCGGGGGTCTGTCTATCAAGCTATCAAGGGGCTGTTTGAGTGTGGGGTGTGTGGATTGTTCTTTAGCACTGCCACCCAGTTCCTGCAGCATCAGGAGAGCAAGCACTCGGCAGATCGAAAGACTGGACTGTCACCCATGGAGACATTCCGATGTGAGATATGCGGGTTCGTTCTCACCAACCGCTTTGCGTATCTGGAGCATAAAAAGATGAAGCATAACAAGGGTGTTTTATTTAACTGTAACACATGTAAGTCTTCTTTCCAGACCCAGGCTGAGTTTCAGGTTCATCAGCTTACCTGCGTATTTACATGTAAAACGTGTAAGTCTTCTTTCAAGACCCAGGCTGAATTGAAGGTTCACCTGCTTTCCTGTGTATTTAACTGTAAAACATGTAGGTCATCTTTCCAGACAGAGGCTGAGTTGAAGGTTCACCTGCTTTCCTGTACCGCCCCATCATGCACATTGTGCGGTGCTAATTTTAACTCTTGGGTGGAGCTCGGCGAACATCGAATCAAGGTTCATAATGCGGATCAATCTGCTACCAAGCAGTCGGCGAATTGTGTGTATAAAGGATGTAGCTTCAAGGCACCTACGAGACAACAGTTGGATGTGCATGTACAAAGTCAGCATATGAATGCAGAGCTGTTCGCATGCAATGTTCCAAAGTGTTCCAGGGTTTTTAGCTCACGAATATCGCTGAATCAGCACAAGAAGGAAGCGCATGCCTCCGAGTTCATAGTCCAATACCAATGTGTGGAGTGTAAGACTTGCTTCTCCAGTAAAACACTGTTAGCTGAACATCAGTACCTTCATATGATGGAGAAATTACGAAAGTGTGACCTTTGCTCTCGAAGCTTTTCCAGCTTTAGTGACTTGCGAAGGCATCGTGAGGTTCACATCATAAAAACATCACTTAAGTGCCAGTTTTGTACGAGGTATGTTGCCGATCCTGTAGAGCTGAAATCGCACATCTGTTCTACGCTGCTCTCAAAAAACACCAACTTGCGAATGTACTTTTGCGACGTGTGCAGAAGGGATTTCCGATCCGATGAGAAGATGTTTTTACATCGACGCGAGCATCAGAACTTCTATCAGTGCGGAGTTTGTTTCCAGGACTTCTCGAATGAAACGGAGTATTTTAAACATAGGGAGACCCATGGGAACTACACGTGTATGGAGTGCTGTGAAGAAATGGATCAGGAAAGTCTAAATGCCCACCTAAAGGCTCACAAGTACTATGTGAAATTGGAAGATTTGATTTGTGATGGGGGAACCAATGAAAGGGTGATGTTTCTCTATCCGAATTTGTTAAGTGTGGCGAAATAA